From the genome of Candidatus Electrothrix communis, one region includes:
- a CDS encoding histone deacetylase, which produces MRKTGVYRDDLFLEHQPGFGHPESPERLRVIYEALDKGKIAEHFIFPGFDPVSQEVLQLNHASVMVDRVASTQGKGHDYLDADTQTSARSYEAACLAAGALVDGLVRIDSGDLDNAFCLVRPPGHHAEWDESRGFCLFNNVAIAARWAMQELCMQRILIFDWDLHHGNGTQHSFYDTDKVLYVSSHLYPYYPGTGAFPEIGKGNGEGYTLNVPLPGGEGDMEFARIVNELVVPIARAYQPELILISCGFDVSDGDPLGTMRVTPAGFAWMMRQMIAIAEEVCRGKVLVTLEGGYDLAAMRDGSLAVLAELCGEKLDCGYPINLSAEKAAQFAASAVPCPALDFTLDLARQYWEGV; this is translated from the coding sequence ATGCGCAAAACAGGTGTGTACAGGGATGATCTCTTTTTAGAACATCAACCCGGCTTCGGTCACCCGGAATCACCGGAGCGCTTGCGGGTGATCTATGAGGCCTTGGACAAGGGAAAAATAGCAGAGCATTTTATCTTTCCCGGCTTTGATCCGGTCTCGCAGGAGGTGCTTCAGCTTAATCATGCATCGGTCATGGTGGATCGAGTGGCATCAACCCAGGGGAAGGGGCATGATTATCTGGATGCCGATACCCAGACCTCGGCCCGCTCTTATGAGGCGGCCTGTCTTGCTGCTGGTGCCTTGGTGGACGGTCTTGTCCGCATTGATAGCGGAGATCTTGATAACGCCTTTTGCCTGGTTCGTCCGCCGGGACATCATGCAGAATGGGATGAATCCAGAGGGTTCTGCCTGTTCAACAACGTAGCCATTGCTGCCCGCTGGGCCATGCAAGAGCTGTGCATGCAGCGTATCCTGATTTTTGATTGGGACCTGCATCATGGCAACGGCACCCAGCATAGTTTTTACGATACCGACAAGGTGCTCTATGTGTCCAGCCATCTCTATCCTTATTACCCTGGAACTGGGGCTTTCCCCGAGATCGGTAAGGGCAATGGAGAGGGCTATACTCTTAATGTTCCCCTGCCCGGTGGTGAAGGAGATATGGAGTTCGCTCGGATCGTGAATGAGCTGGTTGTGCCCATTGCCCGAGCCTACCAGCCGGAGCTGATTTTAATTTCCTGCGGTTTTGATGTATCTGACGGCGATCCCCTCGGAACTATGCGGGTGACTCCGGCAGGTTTTGCCTGGATGATGCGCCAGATGATTGCAATAGCGGAGGAGGTCTGTCGCGGCAAGGTGCTGGTCACGCTGGAGGGCGGTTACGACCTGGCTGCTATGCGGGACGGTAGCCTTGCTGTGCTAGCAGAGCTCTGCGGGGAAAAGCTTGACTGCGGTTATCCGATTAACTTGTCAGCTGAAAAGGCGGCTCAATTCGCAGCCTCTGCGGTCCCTTGTCCGGCCCTGGACTTTACACTTGATCTTGCCAGGCAGTATTGGGAAGGTGTGTAA